In Maylandia zebra isolate NMK-2024a linkage group LG12, Mzebra_GT3a, whole genome shotgun sequence, a single genomic region encodes these proteins:
- the mboat4 gene encoding membrane-bound ghrelin O-acyltransferase mboat4 isoform X1 — MGSIGWSWEQHRFLMYQCLSLPFAFLFYFLAKRGHLSLTYRYLFVSAGGSVLAVFTMGIYSTLLFTSTLAFVLLVCCVDHSCIHTWAFVMQMLWQTFWHLLIQYREYYLHERVSIRLFLAVSTLMLLTQRITSVSLDLQEKQVVLTPSKRQTCVTLLPLISYILNFTTLLGGPLDSYGQFITLMEGINLTSPPSPLGVVFLKLMQVLMLEWVRFYLVFFLKHLIHDFNPGILYGILSTWCLGLVLRIQYYSHWKISECLNNAAGFGFWEDSSGDYFSKWSGLSDGDFWTTEASICMSQFARRWNATTASWLRRLVYARHKHFPLLMCFGFSLWWHGLHLGHFVGFFTWAATVKADHHIHRNLLPNITPTQRKIYTFVNWINTQMIVTCIVIAVEFRNSSGLRLLSKTYIGLFPLVNIILHFIVLNLNSLEQ, encoded by the exons GTACCTGTTTGTTTCTGCTGGAGGTAGTGTCCTGGCAGTCTTCACGATGGGCATCTACAGCACCCTCCTGTTCACCTCCACACTTGCCTTTGTTCTACTCGTGTGCTGTGTGGATCACAGCTGTATCCACACCTGGGCATTTGTTATGCAGATGTTgtggcaaaccttctggcacCTACTTATACAGTACAGGGAATACTACCTGCACGAACGAGTCAGCATCAG ACTGTTCTTGGCAGTGTCCACTTTGATGCTGCTCACCCAGAGAATCACCTCTGTGTCTTTGGACCTTCAGGAGAAACAAGTCGTACTGACACCATCCAAAAGGCAGACTTGTGTCACGCTTCTCCCTCTTATCAGCTACATCCTCAATTTTACCACACTGCTTGGTGGTCCTTTGGATTCCTATGGACAATTCATTACTCTAATGGAGGGGATCAACCTCACCTCGCCACCCAGTCCTCTAGGTGTAGTTTTCCTAAAGCTGATGCAAGTATTAATGCTAGAGTGGGTTAGATTTtatcttgtcttttttctgaaACATCTTATCCATGATTTCAACCCTGGCATCCTCTATGGCATCCTGTCGACCTGGTGTCTTGGACTGGTTTTAAGAATACAGTATTACTCTCACTGGAAGATCAGCGAATGCCTCAATAACGCAGCAGGGTTTGGCTTTTGGGAAGATTCATCTGGGGACTATTTCTCCAAATGGAGCGGACTATCCGATGGGGACTTCTGGACCACTGAGGCATCGATATGCATGTCACAGTTTGCTCGTCGCTGGAACGCCACAACAGCTTCATGGCTGCGTAGACTAGTTTATGCAAGGCACAAACACTTCCCACTGCTCATGTGCTTTGGTTTTTCACTGTGGTGGCACGGTTTACATTTAGGACACTTTGTGGGGTTTTTCACCTGGGCAGCAACAGTGAAAGCAGACCATCATATTCACAGGAACCTTCTCCCAAATATTACACCGACACAGAGAAAAATCTACACTTTTGTAAACTGGATAAACACTCAAATGATTGTTACCTGCATTGTTATAGCGGTAGAATTTAGAAATTCGTCTGGTTTGAGACttttatccaaaacatacatAGGTCTTTTTCCACTTGTTAATATAATCCTGCACTTTATCGTTTTAAACCTCAATTCACTAGAACAGTAG
- the mboat4 gene encoding membrane-bound ghrelin O-acyltransferase mboat4 isoform X2, which translates to MGIYSTLLFTSTLAFVLLVCCVDHSCIHTWAFVMQMLWQTFWHLLIQYREYYLHERVSIRLFLAVSTLMLLTQRITSVSLDLQEKQVVLTPSKRQTCVTLLPLISYILNFTTLLGGPLDSYGQFITLMEGINLTSPPSPLGVVFLKLMQVLMLEWVRFYLVFFLKHLIHDFNPGILYGILSTWCLGLVLRIQYYSHWKISECLNNAAGFGFWEDSSGDYFSKWSGLSDGDFWTTEASICMSQFARRWNATTASWLRRLVYARHKHFPLLMCFGFSLWWHGLHLGHFVGFFTWAATVKADHHIHRNLLPNITPTQRKIYTFVNWINTQMIVTCIVIAVEFRNSSGLRLLSKTYIGLFPLVNIILHFIVLNLNSLEQ; encoded by the exons ATGGGCATCTACAGCACCCTCCTGTTCACCTCCACACTTGCCTTTGTTCTACTCGTGTGCTGTGTGGATCACAGCTGTATCCACACCTGGGCATTTGTTATGCAGATGTTgtggcaaaccttctggcacCTACTTATACAGTACAGGGAATACTACCTGCACGAACGAGTCAGCATCAG ACTGTTCTTGGCAGTGTCCACTTTGATGCTGCTCACCCAGAGAATCACCTCTGTGTCTTTGGACCTTCAGGAGAAACAAGTCGTACTGACACCATCCAAAAGGCAGACTTGTGTCACGCTTCTCCCTCTTATCAGCTACATCCTCAATTTTACCACACTGCTTGGTGGTCCTTTGGATTCCTATGGACAATTCATTACTCTAATGGAGGGGATCAACCTCACCTCGCCACCCAGTCCTCTAGGTGTAGTTTTCCTAAAGCTGATGCAAGTATTAATGCTAGAGTGGGTTAGATTTtatcttgtcttttttctgaaACATCTTATCCATGATTTCAACCCTGGCATCCTCTATGGCATCCTGTCGACCTGGTGTCTTGGACTGGTTTTAAGAATACAGTATTACTCTCACTGGAAGATCAGCGAATGCCTCAATAACGCAGCAGGGTTTGGCTTTTGGGAAGATTCATCTGGGGACTATTTCTCCAAATGGAGCGGACTATCCGATGGGGACTTCTGGACCACTGAGGCATCGATATGCATGTCACAGTTTGCTCGTCGCTGGAACGCCACAACAGCTTCATGGCTGCGTAGACTAGTTTATGCAAGGCACAAACACTTCCCACTGCTCATGTGCTTTGGTTTTTCACTGTGGTGGCACGGTTTACATTTAGGACACTTTGTGGGGTTTTTCACCTGGGCAGCAACAGTGAAAGCAGACCATCATATTCACAGGAACCTTCTCCCAAATATTACACCGACACAGAGAAAAATCTACACTTTTGTAAACTGGATAAACACTCAAATGATTGTTACCTGCATTGTTATAGCGGTAGAATTTAGAAATTCGTCTGGTTTGAGACttttatccaaaacatacatAGGTCTTTTTCCACTTGTTAATATAATCCTGCACTTTATCGTTTTAAACCTCAATTCACTAGAACAGTAG